A region from the Bactrocera dorsalis isolate Fly_Bdor chromosome 1, ASM2337382v1, whole genome shotgun sequence genome encodes:
- the LOC105225128 gene encoding PR domain zinc finger protein 10 isoform X2 yields MLQPQQIRRQQTAQQQQLQLQQTQQQSNSMSLGNASGGGGGGGSTAIVTTPSTIATVTAGTAGGMVGVAGNTLIPLTAPVQQQPVSIATLTAATIAAVAAGGGPPTTLTATPVTIGGLSISVTNPATVVTGNIADTKIGQTALQQHQQQTHQQQQTISSTGDTLATASTTTALLPNAPNLSKYWVVSNGQALPYNILPNRTIITQHQRQQTSDQDTHSQQQVQLQQQQQQQQQQQANALQIHAAVNASDDNRQQQQQHVSQQQHVTAAVQQSQQTQQQLQQPQQQQLLQREHIKEEKPFLDNGKLNQSLVMQHVGATASSAPTTSGATTITLGAPKTEVKDDVGMGKPPIEMYKVNIEDFSQLFTYHEVFGKIHGDVMNQAAHAVPNPAPPPPHGNASNNAAVAAVVASANAAAVAAAAAAAAANTTSGVVAPTTTTNLTTAISTSGTTTAPATAVTATPTVTGELLMPKMEGGLPVVDQTTTIALAPDGTPIATGTHVCDICGKIFQFRYQLIVHRRYHSERKPFNCQVCGQGFTTSQDLTRHGKIHIGGPMFTCIVCFNVFANNASLERHMKRHSTDKPFACTICQKTFARKEHLDNHFRSHTGETPFRCQYCAKTFTRKEHMVNHVRKHTGETPHRCDICKKSFTRKEHYVNHYMWHTGQTPHQCDVCGKKYTRKEHLANHMRSHTNDTPFRCEICGKSFSRKEHFTNHILWHTGETPHRCDFCSKTFTRKEHLLNHVRQHTGESPHRCTYCLKTFTRKEHLVNHIRQHTGETPFKCTYCTKAFTRKDHMVNHIRQHTGESPHKCTYCTKTFTRKEHLVNHVRQHTGESPHRCSYCKKTFTRKEHLTNHVRLHTGDSPHKCEYCQKTFTRKEHLNNHMRQHSSDNPHCCNVCNKPFTRKEHLINHMSRCHTGDRPFACETCGKSFPLKGNLLFHQRSHTKGQECERPFSCEKCPKTFICKGHLVSHMRSHSGEKPHACTLCSKAFVERGNLKRHMKMNHPDAVMPPPPQPHPQIPAGILTSVKEEIKPIFLPHQTPTMHTIQQITSGAAAANAVQLAPSLVPLVTSTITSHNNQKPQQQQQQQQQQQQQQQQQQAHQQHQQQVQQQQQQHQQQQQQQQQQQQLLQLSIQHQQQQEQHRQHQQQQQAHHQQTQAQAQQQAHAPQPQPQQPPPVPIALIQTDPGVLARAAMQLQHLPANVEQHPVVY; encoded by the exons ATGTTGCAGCCACAGCAAATCCGAAGACAAcaaacagcacaacaacaacaattgcaactgCAGCAGACGCAGCAACAGAGTAATTCAATGTCGTTGGGCAATGCAAGTGGTGGAGGTGGTGGTGGAGGCTCCACTGCCATAGTGACAACCCCCTCCACTATAGCCACTGTCACCGCTGGGACAGCAGGCGGCATGGTTGGTGTTGCCGGTAATACCTTAATACCATTGACAGCCCCAGTCCAACAGCAGCCAGTTTCAATAGCCACTTTGACGGCGGCGACAATTGCGGCCGTTGCAGCTGGAGGTGGCCCACCAACCACTCTAACCGCGACACCAGTAACTATCGGTGGTCTTAGCATAAGTGTTACGAATCCTGCAACTGTCGTTACTGGCAATATTGCTGACACAAAGATAGGCCAAACGGCATTgcaacagcaccaacaacaaacgCATCAACAGCAGCAAACAATAAGTTCAACTGGAGACACATTAGCGACGGCATCAACCACAACTGCACTATTGCCAAATGCACCAAAC ttgaGCAAATATTGGGTCGTTTCAAATGGTCAAGCGCTTCCCTATAATATTTTGCCAAATAGAACAATAATTACACAACATCAGCGGCAGCAAACGTCGGACCAGGATACACATTCACAGCAACAGGTGcaactgcagcagcagcaacaacaacaacagcaacagcaagctAATGCATTACAAATTCACG ctGCAGTAAATGCAAGCGATGACAAtcgacagcaacagcagcagcatgtTTCGCAGCAGCAACATGTAACTGCCGCTGTGCAGCAGTCACAGCAAACTCAACAACAGCTCCAACAGCCCCAACAGCAACAACTCTTACAACGAGAGCATATTAAAGAGGAGAAACCATTTTTAGACAACGGGAAGTTAAATCAATCCTTAGTTATGCAACACGTAGGCGCAACAGCATCGTCCGCGCCGACGACGTCAGGTGCTACTACCATAACCCTAGGTGCGCCGAAAACCGAAGTTAAAGACGACGTTGGAATGGGCAAACCGCCTATTGAAATGTATAAAGTTAACATTGAAGACTTTTCCCAGCTTTTTACCTATCATGaagtttttggtaaaattcaCGGTGATGTCATGAATCAGGCCGCACATGCAGTACCCAATCctgcaccaccaccaccgcatGGTAATGCGAGCAACAATGCCGCAGTTGCGGCCGTTGTGGCCAGTGCTAATGCTGCCGCTGTCGCTGCTGCTGCGGCCGCGGCGGCCGCAAATACAACAAGCGGTGTTGTGGCCcccacaacaactacaaatcTAACGACGGCAATCAGCACTAGTGGCACTACCACTGCCCCCGCAACGGCTGTCACAGCAACCCCAACAGTGACCGGGGAGCTGTTGATGCCGAAAATGGAGGGCGGCCTACCGGTTGTGGATCAGACAACAACCATCGCGCTTGCTCCTGATGGCACACCCATCGCCACTGGTACACATGTCTGTGACATTTGCGGCAAAATCTTCCAATTTCGCTATCAATTGATCGTTCATCGACGTTACCATAGTGAACGGAAACCATTCAATTGCCAGGTTTGTGGACAGGGCTTCACTACTTCACAAGATTTAACGCGCCATGGGAAGATTCACATCGGTGGACCAATGTTTACGTGCATCGTTTGTTTCAATGTATTCGCTAACAATGCCAGTTTGGAACGGCATATGAAACGACATTCGACCGATAAGCCATTTGCATGTACGATATGTCAGAAGACATTTGCACGCAAGGAACATTTGGACAACCACTTTCGTTCTCATACGGGCGAGACACCTTTCCGGTGCCAATATTGCGCAAAGACATTCACACGGAAGGAGCACATGGTGAACCATGTGCGCAAACACACGGGTGAGACGCCACATCGTTGCGATATTTGTAAGAAGTCCTTCACGCGCAAGGAACACTATGTTAACCACTACATGTGGCACACTG gtCAAACACCTCACCAGTGCGATGTATGTGGCAAGAAGTATACACGTAAAGAGCACCTAGCTAATCATATGCGTTCACACACTAATGACACACCATTTAGATGTGAGATATGCGGCAAAAGTTTCAGTCGCAAGGAGCACTTTACCAATCACATTCTCTGGCATACAG GCGAAACACCTCATCGTTGCGATTTCTGCTCGAAAACATTTACACGCAAGGAACATTTGCTAAACCATGTACGTCAACATACCGGCGAATCGCCTCATCGTTGCACATATTGCTTGAAAACGTTCACACGCAAGGAACACCTAGTAAATCACATACGTCAGCATACTGGTGAAACACCGTTCAAATGCACCTATTGCACGAAGGCATTTACGCGTAAAGATCATATGGTGAATCATATTAGACAACATACCGGAGAATCGCCGCACAAGTGCACATACTGCACAAAAACATTCACACGAAAGGAGCATCTGGTAAATCATGTGCGTCAGCATACTGGTGAATCTCCTCATCGTTGCAGTTACTGCAAGAAGACCTTTACACGCAAGGAGCATTTGACGAACCATGTACGTTTGCATACTGGCGATTCACCGCATAAGTGTGAATATTGTCAAAAGACATTTACGCGTAAAGAGCATCTAAACAATCATATGCGCCAGCACTCCAGTGACAATCCACATTGTTGTAATGTGTGCAACAAGCCATTCACTCGTAAAGAGCATCTCATCAATCATATGTCACGCTGTCACACTGGTGATCGTCCTTTCGCTTGTGAGACTTGTGGTAAGTCGTTTCCACTCAAAGGAAATCTGCTGTTCCACCAACGTAGTCACACTAAAGGGCAGGAATGTGAACGTCCGTTTTCATGTGAGAAATGTCCCAAGACCTTTATATGCAAGG GTCATCTTGTCTCGCATATGCGTTCGCATTCGGGCGAGAAACCACACGCCTGCACATTGTGCAGCAAAGCTTTTGTTGAGCGTGGAAATTTGAAGCGTCACATGAAGATGAACCATCCCGATGCGGTAATGCCTCCTCCGCCGCAGCCTCATCCGCAAATCCCAGCTGGTATACTGACGTCGGTCAAAGAGGAAATAAAACCAATATTTC TTCCGCATCAAACACCGACCATGCACACCATCCAACAAATTACATCGGGCGCAGCTGCGGCAAATGCCGTGCAGTTGGCCCCTAGTCTAGTGCCGTTGGTTACCTCAACGATAACTTCGCATAATAATCAGAAGcctcagcagcagcagcagcaacaacaacagcagcaacagcaacaacagcagcaacaagcacatcaacagcaccaacaacaggtgcaacagcagcagcaacaacatcagcagcaacaacagcagcagcagcaacaacaacaactactacaatTATCCatacaacatcaacaacagcagGAGCAACATCGccaacaccagcaacagcaacaggcGCATCACCAACAAACACAGGcgcaagcacaacaacaagctCATGCACCACAACCTCAACCGCAACAACCGCCACCCGTGCCTATCGCACTCATACAAACCGATCCGGGCGTCTTGGCGCGTGCGGCCATGCAACTGCAGCACCTGCCAGCGAATGTCGAGCAACATCCGGTGGTTTACTAA
- the LOC105225128 gene encoding uncharacterized protein LOC105225128 isoform X1, whose protein sequence is MNSEHAAVKATPGESAKATITVATANELNRQYQQQQRHSPQQHINNSHHLHQLQLQQQQTQNQQLNEPQQIRRQQTAQQQQLQLQQTQQQSNSMSLGNASGGGGGGGSTAIVTTPSTIATVTAGTAGGMVGVAGNTLIPLTAPVQQQPVSIATLTAATIAAVAAGGGPPTTLTATPVTIGGLSISVTNPATVVTGNIADTKIGQTALQQHQQQTHQQQQTISSTGDTLATASTTTALLPNAPNLSKYWVVSNGQALPYNILPNRTIITQHQRQQTSDQDTHSQQQVQLQQQQQQQQQQQANALQIHAAVNASDDNRQQQQQHVSQQQHVTAAVQQSQQTQQQLQQPQQQQLLQREHIKEEKPFLDNGKLNQSLVMQHVGATASSAPTTSGATTITLGAPKTEVKDDVGMGKPPIEMYKVNIEDFSQLFTYHEVFGKIHGDVMNQAAHAVPNPAPPPPHGNASNNAAVAAVVASANAAAVAAAAAAAAANTTSGVVAPTTTTNLTTAISTSGTTTAPATAVTATPTVTGELLMPKMEGGLPVVDQTTTIALAPDGTPIATGTHVCDICGKIFQFRYQLIVHRRYHSERKPFNCQVCGQGFTTSQDLTRHGKIHIGGPMFTCIVCFNVFANNASLERHMKRHSTDKPFACTICQKTFARKEHLDNHFRSHTGETPFRCQYCAKTFTRKEHMVNHVRKHTGETPHRCDICKKSFTRKEHYVNHYMWHTGQTPHQCDVCGKKYTRKEHLANHMRSHTNDTPFRCEICGKSFSRKEHFTNHILWHTGETPHRCDFCSKTFTRKEHLLNHVRQHTGESPHRCTYCLKTFTRKEHLVNHIRQHTGETPFKCTYCTKAFTRKDHMVNHIRQHTGESPHKCTYCTKTFTRKEHLVNHVRQHTGESPHRCSYCKKTFTRKEHLTNHVRLHTGDSPHKCEYCQKTFTRKEHLNNHMRQHSSDNPHCCNVCNKPFTRKEHLINHMSRCHTGDRPFACETCGKSFPLKGNLLFHQRSHTKGQECERPFSCEKCPKTFICKGHLVSHMRSHSGEKPHACTLCSKAFVERGNLKRHMKMNHPDAVMPPPPQPHPQIPAGILTSVKEEIKPIFLPHQTPTMHTIQQITSGAAAANAVQLAPSLVPLVTSTITSHNNQKPQQQQQQQQQQQQQQQQQQAHQQHQQQVQQQQQQHQQQQQQQQQQQQLLQLSIQHQQQQEQHRQHQQQQQAHHQQTQAQAQQQAHAPQPQPQQPPPVPIALIQTDPGVLARAAMQLQHLPANVEQHPVVY, encoded by the exons ATGAATAGTGAACATGCAGCAGTCAAAGCAACTCCTGGTGAGTCAGCGAAAGCCACAATTACTGTAGCCACTGCTAATGAATTGAATCGGcaataccaacaacagcaacgacatTCACCACAGCAACATATTAACAATTCTCATCATTTGCATCAACTgcaattacagcaacaacagacGCAAAACCAACAACTAAACGAG CCACAGCAAATCCGAAGACAAcaaacagcacaacaacaacaattgcaactgCAGCAGACGCAGCAACAGAGTAATTCAATGTCGTTGGGCAATGCAAGTGGTGGAGGTGGTGGTGGAGGCTCCACTGCCATAGTGACAACCCCCTCCACTATAGCCACTGTCACCGCTGGGACAGCAGGCGGCATGGTTGGTGTTGCCGGTAATACCTTAATACCATTGACAGCCCCAGTCCAACAGCAGCCAGTTTCAATAGCCACTTTGACGGCGGCGACAATTGCGGCCGTTGCAGCTGGAGGTGGCCCACCAACCACTCTAACCGCGACACCAGTAACTATCGGTGGTCTTAGCATAAGTGTTACGAATCCTGCAACTGTCGTTACTGGCAATATTGCTGACACAAAGATAGGCCAAACGGCATTgcaacagcaccaacaacaaacgCATCAACAGCAGCAAACAATAAGTTCAACTGGAGACACATTAGCGACGGCATCAACCACAACTGCACTATTGCCAAATGCACCAAAC ttgaGCAAATATTGGGTCGTTTCAAATGGTCAAGCGCTTCCCTATAATATTTTGCCAAATAGAACAATAATTACACAACATCAGCGGCAGCAAACGTCGGACCAGGATACACATTCACAGCAACAGGTGcaactgcagcagcagcaacaacaacaacagcaacagcaagctAATGCATTACAAATTCACG ctGCAGTAAATGCAAGCGATGACAAtcgacagcaacagcagcagcatgtTTCGCAGCAGCAACATGTAACTGCCGCTGTGCAGCAGTCACAGCAAACTCAACAACAGCTCCAACAGCCCCAACAGCAACAACTCTTACAACGAGAGCATATTAAAGAGGAGAAACCATTTTTAGACAACGGGAAGTTAAATCAATCCTTAGTTATGCAACACGTAGGCGCAACAGCATCGTCCGCGCCGACGACGTCAGGTGCTACTACCATAACCCTAGGTGCGCCGAAAACCGAAGTTAAAGACGACGTTGGAATGGGCAAACCGCCTATTGAAATGTATAAAGTTAACATTGAAGACTTTTCCCAGCTTTTTACCTATCATGaagtttttggtaaaattcaCGGTGATGTCATGAATCAGGCCGCACATGCAGTACCCAATCctgcaccaccaccaccgcatGGTAATGCGAGCAACAATGCCGCAGTTGCGGCCGTTGTGGCCAGTGCTAATGCTGCCGCTGTCGCTGCTGCTGCGGCCGCGGCGGCCGCAAATACAACAAGCGGTGTTGTGGCCcccacaacaactacaaatcTAACGACGGCAATCAGCACTAGTGGCACTACCACTGCCCCCGCAACGGCTGTCACAGCAACCCCAACAGTGACCGGGGAGCTGTTGATGCCGAAAATGGAGGGCGGCCTACCGGTTGTGGATCAGACAACAACCATCGCGCTTGCTCCTGATGGCACACCCATCGCCACTGGTACACATGTCTGTGACATTTGCGGCAAAATCTTCCAATTTCGCTATCAATTGATCGTTCATCGACGTTACCATAGTGAACGGAAACCATTCAATTGCCAGGTTTGTGGACAGGGCTTCACTACTTCACAAGATTTAACGCGCCATGGGAAGATTCACATCGGTGGACCAATGTTTACGTGCATCGTTTGTTTCAATGTATTCGCTAACAATGCCAGTTTGGAACGGCATATGAAACGACATTCGACCGATAAGCCATTTGCATGTACGATATGTCAGAAGACATTTGCACGCAAGGAACATTTGGACAACCACTTTCGTTCTCATACGGGCGAGACACCTTTCCGGTGCCAATATTGCGCAAAGACATTCACACGGAAGGAGCACATGGTGAACCATGTGCGCAAACACACGGGTGAGACGCCACATCGTTGCGATATTTGTAAGAAGTCCTTCACGCGCAAGGAACACTATGTTAACCACTACATGTGGCACACTG gtCAAACACCTCACCAGTGCGATGTATGTGGCAAGAAGTATACACGTAAAGAGCACCTAGCTAATCATATGCGTTCACACACTAATGACACACCATTTAGATGTGAGATATGCGGCAAAAGTTTCAGTCGCAAGGAGCACTTTACCAATCACATTCTCTGGCATACAG GCGAAACACCTCATCGTTGCGATTTCTGCTCGAAAACATTTACACGCAAGGAACATTTGCTAAACCATGTACGTCAACATACCGGCGAATCGCCTCATCGTTGCACATATTGCTTGAAAACGTTCACACGCAAGGAACACCTAGTAAATCACATACGTCAGCATACTGGTGAAACACCGTTCAAATGCACCTATTGCACGAAGGCATTTACGCGTAAAGATCATATGGTGAATCATATTAGACAACATACCGGAGAATCGCCGCACAAGTGCACATACTGCACAAAAACATTCACACGAAAGGAGCATCTGGTAAATCATGTGCGTCAGCATACTGGTGAATCTCCTCATCGTTGCAGTTACTGCAAGAAGACCTTTACACGCAAGGAGCATTTGACGAACCATGTACGTTTGCATACTGGCGATTCACCGCATAAGTGTGAATATTGTCAAAAGACATTTACGCGTAAAGAGCATCTAAACAATCATATGCGCCAGCACTCCAGTGACAATCCACATTGTTGTAATGTGTGCAACAAGCCATTCACTCGTAAAGAGCATCTCATCAATCATATGTCACGCTGTCACACTGGTGATCGTCCTTTCGCTTGTGAGACTTGTGGTAAGTCGTTTCCACTCAAAGGAAATCTGCTGTTCCACCAACGTAGTCACACTAAAGGGCAGGAATGTGAACGTCCGTTTTCATGTGAGAAATGTCCCAAGACCTTTATATGCAAGG GTCATCTTGTCTCGCATATGCGTTCGCATTCGGGCGAGAAACCACACGCCTGCACATTGTGCAGCAAAGCTTTTGTTGAGCGTGGAAATTTGAAGCGTCACATGAAGATGAACCATCCCGATGCGGTAATGCCTCCTCCGCCGCAGCCTCATCCGCAAATCCCAGCTGGTATACTGACGTCGGTCAAAGAGGAAATAAAACCAATATTTC TTCCGCATCAAACACCGACCATGCACACCATCCAACAAATTACATCGGGCGCAGCTGCGGCAAATGCCGTGCAGTTGGCCCCTAGTCTAGTGCCGTTGGTTACCTCAACGATAACTTCGCATAATAATCAGAAGcctcagcagcagcagcagcaacaacaacagcagcaacagcaacaacagcagcaacaagcacatcaacagcaccaacaacaggtgcaacagcagcagcaacaacatcagcagcaacaacagcagcagcagcaacaacaacaactactacaatTATCCatacaacatcaacaacagcagGAGCAACATCGccaacaccagcaacagcaacaggcGCATCACCAACAAACACAGGcgcaagcacaacaacaagctCATGCACCACAACCTCAACCGCAACAACCGCCACCCGTGCCTATCGCACTCATACAAACCGATCCGGGCGTCTTGGCGCGTGCGGCCATGCAACTGCAGCACCTGCCAGCGAATGTCGAGCAACATCCGGTGGTTTACTAA
- the LOC105225128 gene encoding zinc finger protein 473 isoform X3 — MNSEHAAVKATPGESAKATITVATANELNRQYQQQQRHSPQQHINNSHHLHQLQLQQQQTQNQQLNELSKYWVVSNGQALPYNILPNRTIITQHQRQQTSDQDTHSQQQVQLQQQQQQQQQQQANALQIHAAVNASDDNRQQQQQHVSQQQHVTAAVQQSQQTQQQLQQPQQQQLLQREHIKEEKPFLDNGKLNQSLVMQHVGATASSAPTTSGATTITLGAPKTEVKDDVGMGKPPIEMYKVNIEDFSQLFTYHEVFGKIHGDVMNQAAHAVPNPAPPPPHGNASNNAAVAAVVASANAAAVAAAAAAAAANTTSGVVAPTTTTNLTTAISTSGTTTAPATAVTATPTVTGELLMPKMEGGLPVVDQTTTIALAPDGTPIATGTHVCDICGKIFQFRYQLIVHRRYHSERKPFNCQVCGQGFTTSQDLTRHGKIHIGGPMFTCIVCFNVFANNASLERHMKRHSTDKPFACTICQKTFARKEHLDNHFRSHTGETPFRCQYCAKTFTRKEHMVNHVRKHTGETPHRCDICKKSFTRKEHYVNHYMWHTGQTPHQCDVCGKKYTRKEHLANHMRSHTNDTPFRCEICGKSFSRKEHFTNHILWHTGETPHRCDFCSKTFTRKEHLLNHVRQHTGESPHRCTYCLKTFTRKEHLVNHIRQHTGETPFKCTYCTKAFTRKDHMVNHIRQHTGESPHKCTYCTKTFTRKEHLVNHVRQHTGESPHRCSYCKKTFTRKEHLTNHVRLHTGDSPHKCEYCQKTFTRKEHLNNHMRQHSSDNPHCCNVCNKPFTRKEHLINHMSRCHTGDRPFACETCGKSFPLKGNLLFHQRSHTKGQECERPFSCEKCPKTFICKGHLVSHMRSHSGEKPHACTLCSKAFVERGNLKRHMKMNHPDAVMPPPPQPHPQIPAGILTSVKEEIKPIFLPHQTPTMHTIQQITSGAAAANAVQLAPSLVPLVTSTITSHNNQKPQQQQQQQQQQQQQQQQQQAHQQHQQQVQQQQQQHQQQQQQQQQQQQLLQLSIQHQQQQEQHRQHQQQQQAHHQQTQAQAQQQAHAPQPQPQQPPPVPIALIQTDPGVLARAAMQLQHLPANVEQHPVVY, encoded by the exons ATGAATAGTGAACATGCAGCAGTCAAAGCAACTCCTGGTGAGTCAGCGAAAGCCACAATTACTGTAGCCACTGCTAATGAATTGAATCGGcaataccaacaacagcaacgacatTCACCACAGCAACATATTAACAATTCTCATCATTTGCATCAACTgcaattacagcaacaacagacGCAAAACCAACAACTAAACGAG ttgaGCAAATATTGGGTCGTTTCAAATGGTCAAGCGCTTCCCTATAATATTTTGCCAAATAGAACAATAATTACACAACATCAGCGGCAGCAAACGTCGGACCAGGATACACATTCACAGCAACAGGTGcaactgcagcagcagcaacaacaacaacagcaacagcaagctAATGCATTACAAATTCACG ctGCAGTAAATGCAAGCGATGACAAtcgacagcaacagcagcagcatgtTTCGCAGCAGCAACATGTAACTGCCGCTGTGCAGCAGTCACAGCAAACTCAACAACAGCTCCAACAGCCCCAACAGCAACAACTCTTACAACGAGAGCATATTAAAGAGGAGAAACCATTTTTAGACAACGGGAAGTTAAATCAATCCTTAGTTATGCAACACGTAGGCGCAACAGCATCGTCCGCGCCGACGACGTCAGGTGCTACTACCATAACCCTAGGTGCGCCGAAAACCGAAGTTAAAGACGACGTTGGAATGGGCAAACCGCCTATTGAAATGTATAAAGTTAACATTGAAGACTTTTCCCAGCTTTTTACCTATCATGaagtttttggtaaaattcaCGGTGATGTCATGAATCAGGCCGCACATGCAGTACCCAATCctgcaccaccaccaccgcatGGTAATGCGAGCAACAATGCCGCAGTTGCGGCCGTTGTGGCCAGTGCTAATGCTGCCGCTGTCGCTGCTGCTGCGGCCGCGGCGGCCGCAAATACAACAAGCGGTGTTGTGGCCcccacaacaactacaaatcTAACGACGGCAATCAGCACTAGTGGCACTACCACTGCCCCCGCAACGGCTGTCACAGCAACCCCAACAGTGACCGGGGAGCTGTTGATGCCGAAAATGGAGGGCGGCCTACCGGTTGTGGATCAGACAACAACCATCGCGCTTGCTCCTGATGGCACACCCATCGCCACTGGTACACATGTCTGTGACATTTGCGGCAAAATCTTCCAATTTCGCTATCAATTGATCGTTCATCGACGTTACCATAGTGAACGGAAACCATTCAATTGCCAGGTTTGTGGACAGGGCTTCACTACTTCACAAGATTTAACGCGCCATGGGAAGATTCACATCGGTGGACCAATGTTTACGTGCATCGTTTGTTTCAATGTATTCGCTAACAATGCCAGTTTGGAACGGCATATGAAACGACATTCGACCGATAAGCCATTTGCATGTACGATATGTCAGAAGACATTTGCACGCAAGGAACATTTGGACAACCACTTTCGTTCTCATACGGGCGAGACACCTTTCCGGTGCCAATATTGCGCAAAGACATTCACACGGAAGGAGCACATGGTGAACCATGTGCGCAAACACACGGGTGAGACGCCACATCGTTGCGATATTTGTAAGAAGTCCTTCACGCGCAAGGAACACTATGTTAACCACTACATGTGGCACACTG gtCAAACACCTCACCAGTGCGATGTATGTGGCAAGAAGTATACACGTAAAGAGCACCTAGCTAATCATATGCGTTCACACACTAATGACACACCATTTAGATGTGAGATATGCGGCAAAAGTTTCAGTCGCAAGGAGCACTTTACCAATCACATTCTCTGGCATACAG GCGAAACACCTCATCGTTGCGATTTCTGCTCGAAAACATTTACACGCAAGGAACATTTGCTAAACCATGTACGTCAACATACCGGCGAATCGCCTCATCGTTGCACATATTGCTTGAAAACGTTCACACGCAAGGAACACCTAGTAAATCACATACGTCAGCATACTGGTGAAACACCGTTCAAATGCACCTATTGCACGAAGGCATTTACGCGTAAAGATCATATGGTGAATCATATTAGACAACATACCGGAGAATCGCCGCACAAGTGCACATACTGCACAAAAACATTCACACGAAAGGAGCATCTGGTAAATCATGTGCGTCAGCATACTGGTGAATCTCCTCATCGTTGCAGTTACTGCAAGAAGACCTTTACACGCAAGGAGCATTTGACGAACCATGTACGTTTGCATACTGGCGATTCACCGCATAAGTGTGAATATTGTCAAAAGACATTTACGCGTAAAGAGCATCTAAACAATCATATGCGCCAGCACTCCAGTGACAATCCACATTGTTGTAATGTGTGCAACAAGCCATTCACTCGTAAAGAGCATCTCATCAATCATATGTCACGCTGTCACACTGGTGATCGTCCTTTCGCTTGTGAGACTTGTGGTAAGTCGTTTCCACTCAAAGGAAATCTGCTGTTCCACCAACGTAGTCACACTAAAGGGCAGGAATGTGAACGTCCGTTTTCATGTGAGAAATGTCCCAAGACCTTTATATGCAAGG GTCATCTTGTCTCGCATATGCGTTCGCATTCGGGCGAGAAACCACACGCCTGCACATTGTGCAGCAAAGCTTTTGTTGAGCGTGGAAATTTGAAGCGTCACATGAAGATGAACCATCCCGATGCGGTAATGCCTCCTCCGCCGCAGCCTCATCCGCAAATCCCAGCTGGTATACTGACGTCGGTCAAAGAGGAAATAAAACCAATATTTC TTCCGCATCAAACACCGACCATGCACACCATCCAACAAATTACATCGGGCGCAGCTGCGGCAAATGCCGTGCAGTTGGCCCCTAGTCTAGTGCCGTTGGTTACCTCAACGATAACTTCGCATAATAATCAGAAGcctcagcagcagcagcagcaacaacaacagcagcaacagcaacaacagcagcaacaagcacatcaacagcaccaacaacaggtgcaacagcagcagcaacaacatcagcagcaacaacagcagcagcagcaacaacaacaactactacaatTATCCatacaacatcaacaacagcagGAGCAACATCGccaacaccagcaacagcaacaggcGCATCACCAACAAACACAGGcgcaagcacaacaacaagctCATGCACCACAACCTCAACCGCAACAACCGCCACCCGTGCCTATCGCACTCATACAAACCGATCCGGGCGTCTTGGCGCGTGCGGCCATGCAACTGCAGCACCTGCCAGCGAATGTCGAGCAACATCCGGTGGTTTACTAA